One genomic window of Sarcophilus harrisii chromosome X, mSarHar1.11, whole genome shotgun sequence includes the following:
- the SERTM2 gene encoding serine-rich and transmembrane domain-containing 2, whose protein sequence is MTEVYFRHHGNLTGRAHFPTPATEVDTTADKYSNLYMYVGLFLSLLAILLILLFTMLLRLKHVISPITTENNGSGSPQFTDVEMHSRIPTP, encoded by the coding sequence ATGACTGAGGTCTATTTTCGTCACCATGGAAACCTCACCGGCAGGGCCCACTTTCCCACACCCGCAACAGAGGTCGACACCACAGCCGATAAGTACTCCAATCTGTATATGTATGTCGGCTTGTTCCTGAGTCTCCTGGCTATTTTGCTCATCTTGCTCTTTACTATGCTCCTGCGTCTTAAGCACGTCATCTCGCCCATCACCACCGAGAACAACGGCAGCGGCAGCCCCCAGTTCACAGATGTCGAGATGCACAGCCGCATCCCCACCCCTTAA